A genomic stretch from Telmatocola sphagniphila includes:
- a CDS encoding RNA polymerase sigma factor — protein sequence METEASSEKSDLLVRIGQGDQSAVRLFLDRYGGWIYGLAKRYTRRPEDLEDAVQEIFLHLWTNAHRFNPSLSSEMTFVTMLARRRLIDRRRREDRTPVLDQFPADVCAPAVELSTVLEHGEEVSRAREALQFLSMDQRETLQMAIFQGMTHEEIARKTNSPLGTVKTHLRRGLIRLREVLDEAATGRRVIAEGGAS from the coding sequence ATGGAAACGGAAGCAAGCAGCGAAAAATCGGATTTGCTGGTCAGAATTGGACAAGGGGACCAGAGTGCCGTCCGATTATTTCTCGATCGGTACGGTGGCTGGATCTATGGTCTGGCCAAGCGCTATACGCGTCGGCCGGAAGATCTCGAAGATGCCGTGCAGGAGATCTTTCTCCATTTGTGGACCAACGCCCATCGTTTTAATCCCTCCCTCTCCTCCGAGATGACTTTTGTTACCATGCTGGCCCGGCGACGGTTGATTGATCGGCGGCGGCGAGAAGACCGGACGCCGGTCCTGGACCAATTTCCCGCCGACGTATGTGCTCCAGCCGTCGAATTATCGACAGTGTTGGAGCATGGGGAGGAAGTGAGTCGGGCCAGAGAGGCTCTCCAGTTTTTGTCGATGGATCAGAGAGAGACTTTGCAGATGGCGATATTTCAGGGGATGACTCACGAGGAAATCGCACGAAAAACCAATTCTCCCCTGGGAACGGTGAAGACGCACTTGCGTCGCGGATTGATCCGACTGCGCGAAGTATTGGATGAAGCAGCGACCGGTCGGCGAGTGATTGCAGAAGGAGGTGCCTCATGA
- a CDS encoding anti-sigma factor — protein MSTADEMRLMDLLADRAVGELSVAEQAELAELLARHPEFDENSLDQAAALFASIAMPETHESMPEDLRRRIEAQANRIVPANRAKNSLAFPSSAARETTRSLLGRSLSWGGWILAAGLLIGISFLGREKGKGTSESAARKLEQFLATEKAYVRADGTAPDLKIAAGATGSIYWSGGQRQEGYMKLKGVPVNDPASKQYQLWIFDKERDERYPVDGGLFNVDSSGEVIIPITPKIPVKEATMFVITREPPGGVVVSDRKEIVLVASLK, from the coding sequence ATGAGCACAGCCGATGAAATGCGTTTGATGGATCTGCTGGCCGACCGGGCCGTGGGAGAATTGAGTGTCGCCGAACAGGCTGAGTTAGCCGAATTACTGGCCCGGCATCCGGAATTCGATGAAAACTCCCTGGATCAGGCGGCGGCTCTATTTGCGAGTATTGCTATGCCGGAAACTCACGAGAGCATGCCAGAGGATCTGCGACGCCGGATTGAGGCGCAGGCTAACCGGATTGTACCTGCGAATCGTGCGAAAAATTCCCTGGCCTTCCCAAGCTCCGCCGCGCGCGAAACAACTCGATCGCTCTTGGGTCGTTCTCTTTCTTGGGGTGGCTGGATTCTGGCAGCCGGGTTGTTGATTGGCATTAGCTTCCTGGGCCGCGAAAAAGGAAAGGGAACTTCGGAGAGTGCCGCTCGCAAACTGGAACAATTTCTGGCAACCGAGAAAGCGTATGTGCGAGCCGATGGGACAGCCCCGGATCTCAAGATTGCCGCCGGAGCCACCGGCTCGATTTATTGGAGCGGCGGTCAACGGCAGGAAGGCTACATGAAGTTGAAGGGCGTGCCGGTGAACGATCCTGCGAGTAAGCAATACCAGCTTTGGATTTTCGACAAGGAACGAGATGAACGGTATCCGGTCGATGGCGGACTCTTCAACGTCGATTCCTCGGGAGAAGTGATCATTCCGATCACCCCGAAAATTCCCGTGAAGGAAGCCACGATGTTTGTGATTACGCGCGAGCCTCCGGGCGGTGTCGTGGTGTCCGATAGAAAGGAGATTGTTTTGGTGGCTTCGTTGAAGTAG
- a CDS encoding sigma-70 family RNA polymerase sigma factor, which translates to MSSETSSRLQQFIRRLREEAVPPEDMCLWNRYVQSGDQAAFEILVYRHGPMVLACAHRLLSNRTDSEDVFQATFLSLARSKHRIRDSKALSSWLYKTTFRCALRLRAQRKQAVPLYDETLSSNPTESDPAWREVKGALDEELSKLPERLRMPLVLCYLNGLSRDEAAKQLGWSFTLLKRRLEEGRRVLRVRLERRGISAAGLALAVLSPQALQAMVSPTLVNSCLALIFCKETSLPAGIAALVMSTSAITKGLVMKSIAMAVLCSGLGIWTYTSMGQGLAPQEKPVVKAGPGTIGDTSRGEIKSEERTASYTQQLRSLDNLKKILLAVHEYMDFTKINMLPADFEDENGKPLLSWRVELLPFLGEKELYKQFHHNEPWDSEQNLKLMAKMPEVYRVGFESKDSTHTHYQVFAGPGTPLHPVHVNQAKGGPGGSSKNPRNLITVFDVTDGMSNTLGVIEAGPAVPWTKPADIPFDPTKPLTKIQALFSNSLHLAMMDGSTHAIRPGSVEEKTMKAFIGMNEGEIVPEMSSFRARIIPISAAEKEDFQQRTANKKSLLEKIIALQTEQKELLKKFEQPNSDLSVNQEMIQKLESKLEKMQWEVAWMKRILEEVEKKEK; encoded by the coding sequence ATGTCTTCGGAAACCTCGAGCCGTTTGCAGCAGTTTATTCGTAGACTCCGCGAGGAAGCGGTGCCGCCGGAGGATATGTGTTTGTGGAATCGTTACGTTCAGTCGGGCGATCAGGCTGCGTTCGAGATTTTGGTGTATCGTCATGGTCCGATGGTGTTGGCCTGTGCGCATCGTTTGCTTTCGAATCGTACGGATAGCGAGGATGTGTTTCAGGCGACGTTTTTGAGTTTGGCCCGTTCAAAGCATCGGATTCGAGACTCCAAAGCTCTCTCTTCGTGGCTGTACAAAACGACCTTCCGTTGCGCGCTCAGACTTCGAGCGCAGCGGAAGCAGGCCGTGCCTTTATACGATGAGACTCTTTCGAGCAATCCAACAGAAAGTGACCCGGCCTGGCGTGAGGTGAAAGGGGCTTTGGACGAGGAACTTTCGAAGTTGCCAGAGCGTCTTCGAATGCCGCTTGTGTTGTGTTATCTGAACGGTCTGTCTCGGGATGAGGCAGCGAAGCAGTTAGGCTGGTCGTTTACTTTATTGAAGCGACGTTTGGAAGAAGGGCGACGAGTATTGCGCGTTCGGTTGGAACGGCGGGGAATCTCGGCAGCGGGCTTGGCCTTAGCCGTGCTCTCACCTCAAGCGTTGCAGGCGATGGTGAGTCCGACTCTGGTAAATAGCTGTTTGGCCTTAATTTTTTGCAAAGAAACAAGTTTACCGGCCGGTATAGCCGCCTTGGTAATGAGTACATCCGCGATCACGAAAGGATTAGTCATGAAATCAATAGCGATGGCTGTATTGTGTAGTGGTCTGGGCATCTGGACCTATACGAGCATGGGGCAAGGACTGGCTCCTCAGGAGAAGCCGGTTGTGAAGGCTGGTCCAGGGACGATAGGAGATACTTCGCGTGGGGAAATCAAATCGGAAGAGAGAACGGCGAGTTATACTCAGCAATTACGCAGCCTGGACAATCTCAAAAAAATTCTCTTGGCCGTGCACGAGTATATGGATTTTACCAAGATCAATATGTTGCCCGCGGACTTCGAGGATGAAAACGGAAAACCGCTTCTGAGTTGGAGAGTCGAATTACTTCCCTTTTTGGGAGAAAAGGAACTTTATAAACAGTTTCATCACAACGAGCCTTGGGATAGCGAACAAAATTTAAAACTCATGGCCAAGATGCCGGAGGTGTATCGTGTCGGCTTCGAATCTAAGGATTCGACCCATACTCACTATCAAGTATTTGCGGGGCCCGGGACTCCGTTGCATCCGGTTCATGTGAATCAAGCGAAAGGTGGTCCAGGTGGCTCTTCTAAGAATCCCCGAAATTTAATCACCGTCTTTGATGTAACCGATGGAATGTCGAATACTCTGGGGGTCATCGAAGCGGGTCCCGCCGTTCCCTGGACTAAACCGGCCGATATTCCTTTCGATCCGACCAAGCCACTGACGAAAATTCAGGCTCTCTTTTCCAATAGTCTGCATTTGGCAATGATGGATGGAAGTACGCACGCAATACGTCCTGGCAGTGTCGAGGAAAAGACCATGAAAGCATTCATTGGCATGAATGAGGGCGAGATAGTCCCGGAGATGAGTTCCTTTCGTGCTCGGATAATCCCGATCTCTGCTGCGGAAAAGGAGGATTTCCAGCAACGAACGGCAAATAAAAAATCGTTGCTTGAAAAGATCATTGCCTTGCAGACCGAGCAGAAAGAATTACTGAAGAAATTCGAGCAACCAAATTCGGATCTGTCAGTTAATCAGGAGATGATTCAAAAACTGGAAAGCAAACTCGAAAAAATGCAGTGGGAAGTTGCCTGGATGAAACGAATTCTGGAAGAGGTCGAGAAAAAAGAGAAGTAA
- a CDS encoding sigma-70 family RNA polymerase sigma factor, translating into MSSETSSRLQQFIRRLREEAVPPEDGCLWDRYVQTGDQHAFEILVYRHGPMVLACAYRMLSNRTDSEDVFQATFLSLARSKHRIRDSKALSSWLYKTTFRSALKLRNRTRPTEQLLEETLSSDGNETDLAWREVKGALDEELQKLPERLRLPLLLCYLQGLSRDEAAKQLGWSFTLLKRRLEEGRRVLRVRLERRGISAAGLALAVLLPQALQAMVSPTLVNSCLALIFCKETTVPAAIAALTLTTSAITKGLVMKAIATTVLCAGLGIWSYTTMGQGIGLIPPEKGINKGVPGTLGDSSQAENAPQERTASNTQQLRSLNNLKQIAIAILNYEAAYGYLPADTVDQDGKALLSWRIELLPYLGRADLYNQFKRDQAWDSEHNLKLLAKMPDVYRVGFEAKDSTHTYYQVFAGPNTPLHPMLREKEKEKGKGPPGALGLAGNKAGAEVAGPGATGPVGSSGPGAGMAMGPGAGMGPMDPRIRIRIADIFDGTSNTIGVVEAGPAVPWTKPADIPFDPTKPLPKNSTPFTNSFHLTMIDGTTHAIRPNIDPKILKDFIGMNDGAVLPRMSSFHAEITPPTPTEKAELQKRIEQNGTLLEKMAALQSEQRELLGKINHGSLDIIAHREVADLFEKTLKQIQAENQQLKAIIQEIEKQGK; encoded by the coding sequence ATGTCTTCGGAAACATCGAGCCGTTTGCAGCAGTTTATTCGTCGACTTCGCGAGGAAGCGGTGCCTCCGGAGGATGGGTGTTTATGGGATCGTTACGTCCAGACGGGAGATCAGCATGCGTTTGAGATTTTGGTGTATCGTCATGGGCCGATGGTTTTAGCCTGTGCGTATCGGATGCTCTCGAATCGTACCGACAGCGAAGATGTCTTTCAGGCCACGTTTTTGAGTTTGGCTCGTTCCAAGCATCGGATAAGAGACTCGAAAGCTCTTTCGTCCTGGCTGTACAAAACGACCTTCCGTAGTGCTCTTAAACTCCGCAACCGGACCAGACCAACTGAACAGTTACTTGAAGAAACACTTTCCTCTGACGGTAACGAAACAGATCTCGCCTGGCGTGAGGTGAAGGGGGCATTGGACGAGGAGTTGCAGAAGTTGCCGGAGCGACTTCGATTGCCGTTGTTGTTGTGTTATTTGCAGGGTTTATCTCGGGATGAAGCGGCGAAGCAGTTAGGCTGGTCGTTTACTTTATTGAAGCGACGTTTGGAAGAAGGTCGACGAGTATTGCGCGTTCGGTTGGAACGGCGGGGAATCTCGGCAGCGGGCTTGGCCTTAGCCGTGCTCTTACCTCAAGCATTGCAGGCGATGGTGAGTCCGACTCTGGTAAATAGCTGTCTGGCTTTGATCTTTTGCAAAGAGACTACAGTGCCCGCCGCGATAGCGGCGTTGACACTTACAACCTCTGCGATCACGAAAGGATTGGTAATGAAAGCGATAGCGACAACGGTGTTGTGTGCCGGTCTGGGAATCTGGTCTTATACGACTATGGGACAGGGAATAGGATTAATTCCTCCAGAGAAGGGAATTAATAAAGGGGTACCGGGAACGCTCGGCGATTCTTCACAAGCAGAAAACGCTCCTCAGGAAAGAACGGCGAGTAATACGCAGCAATTACGCAGTCTAAATAATCTTAAGCAGATCGCTATCGCGATATTGAACTATGAAGCCGCCTATGGTTATCTACCTGCGGACACAGTGGATCAAGATGGAAAAGCTCTTTTGAGTTGGCGAATTGAATTGCTACCCTACTTGGGCCGTGCGGATCTATACAACCAATTCAAGCGCGATCAAGCCTGGGACAGCGAGCACAATTTAAAACTTTTGGCCAAGATGCCGGATGTATATCGCGTTGGCTTTGAAGCGAAGGACTCGACGCATACTTACTATCAGGTTTTTGCAGGCCCCAATACTCCTCTGCATCCGATGCTTCGAGAGAAAGAGAAAGAGAAAGGGAAAGGCCCCCCGGGTGCTCTTGGCCTTGCTGGTAACAAGGCTGGTGCCGAAGTAGCCGGTCCAGGTGCAACGGGTCCAGTAGGCAGCTCTGGTCCGGGTGCGGGAATGGCCATGGGACCTGGCGCGGGAATGGGCCCTATGGATCCTCGCATTCGCATTCGCATTGCGGATATTTTCGATGGCACTTCAAATACCATTGGAGTCGTGGAAGCCGGTCCAGCAGTACCCTGGACCAAACCCGCCGATATTCCTTTCGATCCGACGAAGCCGCTACCAAAAAATTCAACACCCTTTACGAACAGTTTCCATCTGACCATGATCGACGGCACTACGCATGCCATACGTCCCAACATCGACCCGAAAATACTGAAGGATTTCATCGGCATGAACGATGGGGCAGTACTTCCAAGAATGAGTTCCTTTCATGCCGAAATCACGCCTCCCACGCCTACCGAGAAGGCGGAATTACAAAAGCGAATTGAACAGAATGGTACATTGTTGGAGAAAATGGCAGCCTTGCAGTCCGAGCAGCGAGAACTTCTCGGCAAGATCAATCATGGGAGCCTGGACATCATAGCGCACCGCGAAGTCGCCGATTTATTCGAAAAAACATTGAAGCAGATTCAGGCAGAAAACCAGCAGTTGAAAGCGATTATTCAAGAGATCGAGAAACAGGGGAAGTAA
- a CDS encoding phospho-sugar mutase, with product MDLLAIAKEGFAKIEADPAYKVKALEYLQTWLTHSDYASYKPQIEWQIQNGKFADVLDQFYQVLPFGTGGRRGAVGIGPNRMNLWTSGASVQGHCEYLKARFPSLGKPIAVVLAFDVRQFEDKRKVYNPALPNPVLHLSSRNFAEFAACIYIANGIHAHILPADSKRYLATPELSFYIRLLQAQGGLNISASHNPPDDNGGKFYDERGGQPVPPDDQIMSDYVEQVTEIKTISWTDAAKSNKIHWLNDEPHRKYIELCKKQSLITPPNFDEFRLVYTPLHGVGSMTAMEALQAVGFRPIPVESQMKPDGQFPNVTKSPNPEVPESLDRAEEEAKKNEAHLVLATDPDADRIGGLASTKKDGGAPYRFITGQEICALATHFKLSQMAKQGIMPSSPIVICTEVTTSLVGKIARKFNAQIVENLLVGFKYINEVIWQLESTGQYEDVTGGVADVILGCEESHGLQTTAEVRDKDAGGAAVLMAEMALEQKRKGSTVPEYLDQLNKQFGYHRNDLINIVMSGIEGKSNMTKMMDALRKDPPKTIGGMAVTAVEDMRDTHGRMGAIKGATDFASRNFLIFRLGDKAKVVLRPSGTEPKAKAYLEVSGEPWKTTQPAEAWDASCRVIDELIQKIATDFLTIALGTVGITPAPGAAKLAR from the coding sequence ATGGACCTGCTAGCCATTGCCAAAGAAGGTTTCGCCAAGATCGAAGCGGACCCTGCTTACAAAGTGAAAGCCCTCGAATATCTGCAAACCTGGCTCACCCACTCCGATTATGCTTCCTACAAGCCGCAGATAGAGTGGCAGATTCAAAATGGCAAATTCGCCGATGTGCTGGATCAGTTCTACCAGGTTCTCCCCTTTGGTACGGGCGGGCGCCGCGGTGCCGTCGGCATCGGCCCCAATCGCATGAATCTCTGGACCTCCGGTGCCAGCGTGCAGGGACACTGCGAATATCTCAAAGCTCGCTTTCCCTCTCTCGGCAAACCGATTGCCGTCGTGCTGGCCTTCGACGTCCGGCAATTTGAAGACAAGCGTAAGGTATATAACCCGGCTCTGCCCAATCCGGTGCTGCACCTGTCGAGTCGGAACTTCGCCGAGTTCGCCGCTTGCATCTACATAGCCAACGGAATCCATGCGCACATTCTGCCCGCGGACAGCAAACGCTATCTGGCCACACCCGAACTGTCGTTTTACATCCGACTACTTCAGGCGCAGGGCGGCTTGAACATCTCCGCTTCCCACAATCCTCCCGATGACAACGGCGGCAAATTCTACGACGAACGCGGAGGGCAGCCGGTGCCACCCGACGATCAGATCATGAGCGATTACGTCGAACAGGTTACGGAAATTAAAACGATCTCCTGGACCGATGCGGCCAAGAGCAACAAGATTCACTGGCTCAATGATGAACCGCATCGCAAGTATATCGAACTCTGCAAAAAGCAATCGCTGATCACGCCGCCGAATTTCGATGAATTCCGGCTGGTTTATACCCCGCTGCATGGCGTGGGATCGATGACGGCCATGGAAGCCCTGCAGGCCGTCGGCTTCCGACCCATTCCGGTGGAATCGCAGATGAAGCCCGATGGGCAGTTTCCCAACGTGACCAAATCTCCCAATCCCGAAGTACCTGAAAGTCTGGATCGCGCCGAGGAAGAAGCCAAAAAGAATGAGGCCCACCTGGTGCTGGCTACCGATCCTGATGCCGACCGCATCGGCGGCCTGGCCAGCACCAAAAAAGATGGCGGAGCTCCTTATCGCTTTATCACCGGTCAGGAAATCTGTGCCCTGGCCACCCACTTCAAGCTTTCGCAAATGGCCAAGCAAGGGATCATGCCTTCCTCCCCGATTGTCATCTGCACCGAAGTCACCACCAGCTTGGTCGGAAAGATCGCTCGCAAGTTCAATGCTCAAATCGTGGAAAATCTGTTGGTCGGTTTCAAATACATCAACGAAGTGATCTGGCAACTCGAATCGACCGGACAGTACGAAGATGTCACCGGTGGTGTGGCCGATGTCATTCTCGGCTGCGAAGAGAGCCACGGCCTGCAAACCACAGCTGAGGTTCGCGACAAAGACGCAGGCGGGGCAGCCGTCCTCATGGCGGAGATGGCTCTGGAGCAAAAGCGCAAAGGCAGTACCGTTCCGGAATACCTGGATCAATTGAACAAGCAGTTCGGCTACCATCGCAACGATCTGATCAACATCGTCATGAGTGGCATTGAAGGCAAGAGCAACATGACCAAGATGATGGACGCCCTGCGAAAAGACCCGCCTAAAACCATTGGCGGAATGGCCGTTACCGCCGTGGAAGATATGCGCGACACGCATGGCCGCATGGGAGCCATCAAAGGAGCAACCGATTTCGCCTCGCGGAACTTCCTGATCTTCCGGCTCGGCGATAAAGCCAAAGTAGTTCTTCGCCCCAGTGGCACCGAACCCAAAGCCAAGGCTTATCTGGAAGTCAGCGGCGAACCTTGGAAAACCACTCAACCGGCGGAAGCCTGGGACGCCAGTTGTCGGGTCATCGACGAGTTGATTCAGAAAATCGCTACCGATTTTCTGACAATTGCTCTGGGTACTGTGGGAATCACACCGGCTCCCGGCGCGGCCAAATTGGCACGTTAA
- a CDS encoding NAD(P)/FAD-dependent oxidoreductase — protein sequence MLWAGKLFSAPAKPKFKPASQRLAILGAGPIGLQAALQAVREGYQVTVYDKGELADHIRQWGHVKLFSPFGLNTTEMGIEAILRDHKDHTLPQPNEFVTGTQFRDSYLIPLSMTSSLDPILKMKTEVLAIARTGLFHSTAAEDPRRANAPFRLHIRDDKKTESFVEFDLVFDCTGTYSQHRWAGHGGISALNERSSENQIAYGLEDILGTRRAYYAGKSIIVIGGGYSAATTVCNLATLAEEHSATWVFWLSQAAKGSPIPRIANDTFRERDRLAAKANSLAARGEGNLEYHPQTWIEEITCHGPDKGFRVVGKCAGQEQVWEVDRVIANVGYRPNTSLFSELHVQIPSSDFRQPEPNFFVLGCKSASSDRTFLLQQGYEQLEEVFAFLSGRSSSPMAA from the coding sequence ATGCTATGGGCAGGGAAGCTATTTTCCGCACCGGCGAAACCGAAGTTCAAACCGGCCAGTCAGAGATTGGCGATTCTGGGCGCCGGGCCGATCGGCCTGCAAGCCGCTCTTCAGGCGGTGCGTGAAGGTTACCAGGTCACCGTCTACGATAAAGGGGAATTGGCCGATCATATCCGCCAGTGGGGACACGTCAAACTCTTCAGCCCCTTCGGGTTGAATACCACGGAAATGGGCATCGAAGCGATCCTGCGCGATCACAAGGATCACACCCTACCTCAGCCGAATGAATTCGTGACCGGCACCCAGTTTCGCGACAGTTATTTGATTCCTCTGAGCATGACCAGTTCACTCGATCCGATTCTGAAAATGAAAACGGAAGTGCTGGCGATCGCTCGTACCGGTCTTTTTCATAGCACGGCGGCCGAAGATCCGCGCCGGGCAAATGCGCCGTTTCGACTTCATATCCGGGACGACAAAAAAACAGAAAGCTTTGTGGAATTCGATCTGGTTTTCGACTGCACGGGCACTTACTCCCAGCATCGCTGGGCCGGGCATGGCGGCATATCGGCATTAAATGAGCGATCTTCGGAAAATCAGATCGCTTACGGCCTGGAAGACATCCTCGGCACGCGCCGAGCTTACTACGCGGGAAAGAGCATCATTGTCATCGGTGGCGGCTACAGCGCGGCCACGACGGTCTGCAACCTGGCCACGCTCGCCGAAGAACACTCGGCCACCTGGGTCTTCTGGTTATCGCAGGCGGCCAAAGGGTCGCCGATACCCCGCATCGCCAACGACACTTTCCGCGAACGGGATCGGCTAGCCGCTAAAGCCAATAGCCTGGCGGCCCGCGGCGAAGGCAACCTCGAATATCATCCGCAAACCTGGATTGAAGAAATCACCTGCCACGGCCCCGACAAGGGGTTTCGCGTCGTGGGCAAATGCGCCGGACAGGAGCAGGTCTGGGAAGTCGACCGAGTCATCGCCAACGTGGGATATCGGCCCAACACTTCACTTTTCAGTGAATTGCACGTTCAGATTCCCTCCTCCGATTTTCGTCAGCCGGAGCCGAATTTTTTCGTACTCGGCTGCAAGTCCGCCAGTTCGGATCGAACTTTTTTGCTCCAGCAGGGCTACGAGCAACTCGAAGAAGTCTTTGCTTTCCTGTCCGGCCGATCGAGTTCTCCGATGGCGGCTTGA
- a CDS encoding formylmethanofuran dehydrogenase subunit C: MLRLILKSNGPIPLEADSIRPNVLQTLSLMDIRKLPIWQGRNCGLIEDFFDLDGDPTDGTIELLGDCSNIKRLGERMSTGTLIIRGSAGMHLGAGMQGGLIDVYGGAEDWLGAGMQGGTIRVRSHAGDLVGAAYRGESRGMAGGTILIDGHAGDEVGAHMRRGTIAVAGNCGDFVGISMIAGTILVGGDLGKSPGAGMKRGSLIALGKMSNVSPGFTASGEYQPNFLGIYTKFLKSKDFPLPKLTPESRYIRYVGDRVSAGKGEILVRI; this comes from the coding sequence ATGCTTCGACTCATTCTCAAATCCAACGGGCCAATTCCACTCGAAGCCGATTCCATCCGTCCTAACGTCTTACAGACGCTTTCTTTAATGGACATCAGGAAATTACCTATCTGGCAAGGTCGAAATTGTGGCCTCATTGAAGACTTCTTTGACCTAGATGGTGATCCAACTGATGGAACAATCGAATTATTAGGAGATTGTTCTAATATTAAACGATTGGGAGAGCGGATGTCCACCGGCACTCTGATCATTCGAGGTTCCGCGGGAATGCATTTGGGAGCCGGAATGCAGGGTGGATTGATCGATGTCTACGGCGGAGCGGAAGACTGGCTAGGTGCGGGAATGCAAGGGGGAACCATTCGAGTTCGCAGTCATGCGGGTGACCTAGTTGGGGCGGCCTATCGAGGCGAAAGTCGGGGTATGGCAGGAGGCACAATTTTGATAGATGGGCACGCCGGCGATGAGGTGGGGGCACATATGCGGCGCGGCACCATAGCCGTTGCGGGCAATTGTGGAGATTTCGTCGGTATTTCCATGATCGCCGGCACAATTCTGGTCGGTGGGGATTTGGGGAAATCGCCTGGCGCCGGCATGAAGCGCGGCTCTCTCATTGCGCTGGGAAAAATGTCCAACGTTAGTCCCGGCTTCACAGCGAGCGGCGAATATCAGCCGAATTTCCTGGGTATTTACACCAAGTTTCTCAAGTCGAAGGATTTCCCACTTCCGAAATTGACCCCGGAAAGCCGATATATCCGATACGTAGGAGACCGGGTTTCAGCGGGCAAAGGTGAGATCCTTGTCCGAATATAA